The following are from one region of the Ruficoccus sp. ZRK36 genome:
- a CDS encoding DUF167 domain-containing protein, producing the protein MPSPAPSSRLAVKVVPSSSRDAAAGWLGEAFKIKTQAPPERGKANKAVTKLLAKWLDVSESSIHLLSGDTSPSKVFQIDGLSQSEVRERLDQA; encoded by the coding sequence GTGCCCTCCCCTGCGCCATCCAGCCGCCTGGCCGTAAAGGTCGTCCCCTCCTCCTCCCGCGATGCCGCGGCAGGCTGGCTGGGCGAGGCCTTCAAGATAAAGACGCAGGCCCCACCCGAACGCGGTAAGGCCAACAAGGCTGTGACCAAGCTGCTGGCCAAGTGGCTAGACGTATCCGAATCCTCGATACACCTGCTCTCCGGCGACACCAGCCCGAGTAAGGTTTTCCAGATCGACGGCCTCAGCCAGTCCGAGGTCCGCGAGCGACTGGACCAGGCGTGA
- a CDS encoding heme-binding domain-containing protein, producing the protein MPLSWTMFSMKKALRNLFFVVVLVFIGIQFIPVNKTNPPVENEPNWNSPRTKELFTRACADCHSNETVWPWYAKIYPVSAWIAHHVEEGRSDFNINEKNYGHGVDESAEAVEEGWMPLESYLPMHPEAKLTPEERKELAAGLKATFGLD; encoded by the coding sequence ATGCCCCTGAGCTGGACAATGTTCTCCATGAAAAAGGCCCTGCGTAATCTATTCTTCGTCGTCGTTCTCGTTTTCATCGGCATCCAGTTTATCCCCGTCAATAAGACAAATCCCCCGGTCGAAAACGAACCGAACTGGAACTCCCCCCGCACCAAAGAGCTTTTCACCCGTGCCTGCGCCGACTGCCACAGTAACGAAACCGTCTGGCCCTGGTACGCGAAGATCTACCCCGTCTCTGCCTGGATCGCCCACCATGTCGAGGAGGGTCGCTCAGACTTTAACATCAACGAGAAAAACTACGGGCACGGCGTCGATGAATCTGCCGAAGCTGTCGAGGAGGGCTGGATGCCCCTCGAAAGCTACCTGCCCATGCACCCCGAAGCCAAGCTCACCCCCGAGGAGCGCAAGGAGCTCGCCGCCGGTCTGAAGGCAACCTTCGGGCTCGACTGA